A single Staphylococcus muscae DNA region contains:
- a CDS encoding ABC transporter ATP-binding protein — translation MTRHTKEVIQLSAKEQLHVLLRLLRYTLPFKKLIVVSLLTLSISIAASMSIPYIVKVFIDEYLLHSRLSNQQVIGLLIAFIIIQIVGAITTYLSVYYLEYLALKVIQQLRIDAFHDITRLGMAFFDETPSGSIVSRLTNDTEAIIEMFTGVLTSFLQAFLMIIASFVMMFVLDVRVALFALLFVPVIIVILACYRKFASVYFNETRQRLSDLNAKLAESIEGMKIIQVFNQQQRLREEFGAINAAHYDKSMKTIQLDSLMLRPAMTMLATFATVMILGYFGILSFSETVTAGVIYAFIQYMQRFFEPINQVSQNLNIFQQAIVSASRVFKMMDNETHAPTQQEDETATIQQGRIEFKNVSFSYDGTHDVLHDISFVAEPGQTVALVGHTGSGKSTIANLFMRFYEFERGDILIDGKSIKSYSQQTLKQSIGLVLQDPFIFYGTVASNIRLYHPTMTFEQVEAAAKFVHAHDFIMQLSDGYEHQVIEQGRAFSSGQRQLIAFARTMAMDPKILLLDEATANIDSETEEAIQKSLAKMRHGRTTLAIAHRLSTIQDADQILVLNKGVIAERGTHETLIAQRGIYYNLYQLQLRGELL, via the coding sequence ATGACGAGACATACTAAAGAAGTCATCCAATTATCTGCCAAAGAGCAATTACATGTACTTTTACGACTACTTCGCTATACGCTACCGTTTAAAAAGTTAATTGTTGTATCATTGTTGACACTCAGTATTTCTATTGCTGCAAGTATGAGTATTCCTTATATTGTTAAAGTTTTTATCGATGAATATCTATTACACTCAAGATTGTCAAATCAACAAGTAATCGGTTTGTTAATTGCTTTTATCATTATTCAAATTGTGGGTGCAATAACGACCTATTTAAGTGTGTATTACTTAGAATATCTAGCGCTGAAGGTGATCCAACAACTAAGGATTGATGCATTCCATGATATTACACGATTAGGTATGGCGTTTTTTGATGAAACGCCAAGCGGGAGTATTGTATCAAGGTTGACGAATGATACAGAAGCAATTATTGAGATGTTTACAGGCGTTCTAACATCCTTTTTACAAGCCTTTTTAATGATTATTGCAAGCTTTGTCATGATGTTTGTATTGGATGTTCGTGTCGCATTATTTGCATTGCTGTTTGTACCGGTTATTATCGTGATACTTGCATGTTATCGTAAGTTTGCATCTGTGTACTTTAACGAAACGCGTCAGCGATTATCGGATTTGAATGCGAAGTTGGCTGAGTCAATTGAAGGTATGAAGATTATTCAAGTATTCAATCAACAACAGCGTCTACGAGAAGAGTTCGGGGCAATCAATGCTGCACATTATGACAAGTCTATGAAGACAATTCAACTGGACAGTCTGATGTTACGTCCTGCGATGACGATGTTAGCCACATTTGCGACGGTGATGATTTTAGGGTATTTTGGTATTTTAAGCTTTAGTGAGACTGTTACAGCGGGTGTAATTTATGCGTTTATTCAATATATGCAACGCTTTTTTGAGCCGATTAACCAAGTGAGCCAGAACTTGAATATCTTTCAACAGGCGATTGTATCAGCGAGTCGTGTGTTTAAAATGATGGACAATGAGACACATGCACCGACACAACAAGAAGATGAAACAGCGACGATTCAACAGGGACGCATTGAATTCAAAAATGTGAGCTTTAGTTATGACGGCACACACGATGTGTTACATGATATTTCTTTCGTAGCGGAACCAGGACAAACAGTGGCATTGGTAGGTCATACAGGATCAGGTAAAAGTACGATTGCGAATTTATTTATGCGCTTTTATGAGTTTGAACGTGGAGATATATTGATTGATGGTAAATCAATCAAGTCCTATTCACAACAGACCTTGAAGCAGAGTATCGGACTCGTGTTACAAGATCCGTTTATTTTTTATGGAACAGTTGCATCAAACATCCGACTGTATCATCCGACGATGACGTTTGAACAAGTGGAAGCGGCAGCGAAGTTTGTGCACGCACATGATTTTATTATGCAGCTATCAGACGGTTATGAGCATCAAGTAATTGAACAAGGACGTGCATTCTCTAGTGGACAACGTCAATTGATCGCCTTTGCACGTACGATGGCAATGGATCCGAAAATTTTGTTGCTGGATGAAGCGACGGCGAATATTGATTCTGAGACAGAAGAAGCCATTCAGAAGTCATTGGCAAAAATGAGACATGGACGCACAACTTTAGCGATTGCGCATCGCTTGTCTACGATTCAAGATGCAGATCAAATACTTGTGTTGAACAAAGGGGTCATTGCAGAAAGAGGGACACACGAAACGTTGATTGCACAACGAGGTATTTACTATAACTTGTATCAGTTACAGTTGAGAGGCGAGTTATTGTAA
- a CDS encoding ABC transporter ATP-binding protein yields the protein MKVFRDLSWFFKQERKRYVIALVAMLITTFCSLVPPRMIGFVIDHITEGTLTPRLLTICLLIMIGLGIVIYLLRFVSRMQLFGASAKLGRILRERLYEKYTLMSPSFYQQYRTGDLMAHATNDIRAVQSSAGIGVMTIGDALITGGMTLLMMAITVSPKLTLIAIIPLPILVLATNYYGRLLHDTFKKAQGAFSQLNDKTQESISGIKVTKSFGYEEDDEADFRELSDEVVGKNMRVAKIDALFDPTIQLVLGTSYLLSMIFGAMMMLNGEITIGDLVTFTTYLNMLVWPLLALGFFFNIVQRGHASYDRIRQIESVENDVKLVANIATKPTGDIVFQMDAFQFQNEQSARLHDIHFTLKQGMTLGIVGSTGSGKSLMLRLLLREFDTDHPDDIQYGGRAIRSYGIDQLRAQFGYVPQEHFLFSSTIRANIAFSQPDISDEALYHASQMSHIHRDIMGLPEAYETVVGERGVSLSGGQKQRISIARALIKDPDVLILDDALSAVDAETEAAILHNLKETRRGKTNIITAHRMSAVMHADMILVMREGTIVERGTHDVLLAQNGWYAETFHAQAMQARYAEDLTEQVERGGQHDETY from the coding sequence TTGAAAGTATTTCGAGATTTGAGTTGGTTTTTTAAACAGGAGAGAAAGAGATATGTGATAGCACTGGTGGCAATGCTCATTACAACATTTTGTAGTTTAGTACCGCCAAGAATGATTGGTTTTGTGATTGATCATATTACAGAAGGAACATTAACACCACGTTTGTTAACCATCTGTCTACTCATCATGATTGGTTTAGGTATTGTAATCTATCTTTTGCGTTTTGTATCTCGTATGCAATTGTTTGGTGCAAGTGCAAAGTTAGGACGTATTTTACGTGAACGTCTTTATGAGAAATATACGTTGATGAGCCCATCATTTTATCAACAATATCGTACCGGAGATTTGATGGCACATGCGACAAATGATATCCGTGCAGTTCAAAGTTCAGCTGGTATCGGTGTGATGACAATTGGTGATGCGTTGATTACAGGAGGAATGACGTTATTGATGATGGCAATCACCGTCAGTCCCAAATTGACATTGATTGCGATTATTCCATTGCCGATTCTCGTTTTAGCGACGAACTATTATGGTCGTTTGTTACATGATACTTTTAAGAAGGCACAAGGGGCTTTCAGTCAATTGAACGATAAGACACAAGAAAGTATTTCGGGTATCAAGGTAACGAAGTCTTTCGGTTATGAAGAAGATGATGAAGCGGACTTCAGAGAGTTGAGTGATGAAGTTGTAGGGAAAAATATGCGTGTTGCAAAAATCGATGCGCTTTTCGATCCAACCATACAGTTAGTGCTAGGAACGAGTTATCTGTTAAGTATGATCTTTGGTGCTATGATGATGCTTAATGGAGAAATAACGATTGGTGATTTGGTGACATTTACAACATATCTTAATATGCTCGTATGGCCGCTGTTAGCGCTCGGTTTCTTTTTCAATATTGTACAGCGTGGACATGCATCATATGATCGAATTCGTCAGATTGAAAGTGTTGAAAATGACGTCAAGTTGGTAGCGAATATTGCAACGAAGCCTACTGGGGATATCGTATTTCAAATGGATGCATTTCAATTTCAAAATGAACAATCCGCACGTCTACACGACATTCACTTTACATTAAAACAAGGAATGACGCTCGGTATTGTCGGAAGTACAGGGTCGGGCAAAAGCTTGATGTTACGTCTATTGTTACGTGAATTCGATACCGATCATCCAGATGATATACAATATGGCGGTCGAGCAATTCGTTCGTATGGCATCGACCAGTTACGTGCACAGTTTGGTTATGTGCCACAAGAACACTTTTTGTTTTCATCAACAATCCGAGCTAACATCGCCTTTAGCCAACCGGATATATCGGATGAGGCGTTATATCATGCGAGTCAGATGAGTCACATTCATCGAGATATTATGGGATTGCCAGAAGCATATGAGACGGTAGTTGGTGAACGTGGGGTGTCGTTATCAGGCGGACAAAAGCAACGTATTTCAATCGCACGTGCATTGATCAAAGACCCGGACGTGCTCATTTTAGACGACGCACTATCAGCAGTAGATGCTGAAACGGAAGCGGCGATACTTCATAACTTGAAAGAGACACGTCGAGGTAAGACAAATATTATTACTGCACATCGTATGAGTGCTGTGATGCATGCGGATATGATTCTGGTTATGCGTGAAGGTACCATTGTTGAACGTGGTACGCATGATGTATTACTTGCGCAAAATGGTTGGTATGCAGAAACGTTCCATGCACAGGCCATGCAGGCACGTTACGCAGAAGATTTAACGGAGCAAGTAGAAAGAGGTGGTCAACATGACGAGACATACTAA
- a CDS encoding 6-pyruvoyl trahydropterin synthase family protein: MSQFDHLQAPRTFAYRQSSVHVIKHYQFTCDNRIYFTETAHVDLSNHTYHLELSLQATTNAQGIAVDFHHIDKLYHTHLSPYLDGQLLNETLPEMSTTAENIAYWIWEQLTGVLPHDVSLHTLVLYEKPEQGVKLTHDMLS, from the coding sequence ATGTCTCAATTCGATCATCTTCAAGCACCTAGGACCTTTGCATATCGTCAGTCATCTGTTCACGTAATCAAACACTATCAATTCACCTGTGATAACCGTATCTATTTTACAGAAACAGCTCACGTTGACTTGTCTAACCATACGTATCATCTCGAACTATCACTACAAGCGACAACGAATGCACAAGGCATTGCAGTCGACTTCCATCACATTGACAAGCTCTACCATACACATCTCTCACCTTATTTAGACGGACAATTGTTAAACGAGACACTTCCAGAGATGAGTACAACTGCTGAAAACATCGCCTACTGGATATGGGAGCAATTGACGGGTGTATTACCGCATGATGTGTCACTTCACACATTGGTATTATATGAAAAACCTGAACAAGGCGTTAAACTGACACACGACATGCTATCCTAA
- the trpA gene encoding tryptophan synthase subunit alpha, translated as MRKQFVAYIMGDSNFVENLKTLERAGADFVEIGIPFSDPVADGPIIMAAGQLAIQQGMTAQRILETLKTEQHNLQVNYLLMTYMHTIEAYGEANFMRDAEDAGVYGLIIPDMPAEYIADMKSRYPKRKVKLISLIAMTANTERIETIARQAEGFIYTVTMNQITGQNGEFHPELKEKLALIQQNSSVPVFTGFGIRTPEQVKQLAALADGIIIGSEIVRRFETEVRTDTESYLSSIRHALDEIQ; from the coding sequence ATGCGTAAACAATTTGTCGCTTACATCATGGGTGATTCAAATTTTGTTGAAAACTTGAAAACATTAGAAAGAGCGGGCGCTGATTTTGTAGAAATTGGCATTCCATTTTCAGATCCTGTGGCAGATGGACCGATCATTATGGCAGCTGGCCAGCTTGCGATTCAACAAGGTATGACGGCACAACGTATTTTAGAAACACTAAAGACAGAACAACATAACTTGCAAGTGAATTACTTGTTGATGACGTATATGCACACCATTGAAGCATATGGTGAAGCGAACTTTATGCGTGATGCAGAAGATGCTGGTGTCTATGGACTCATCATTCCTGATATGCCGGCAGAGTATATTGCCGACATGAAATCACGCTACCCTAAGCGTAAAGTGAAGTTGATTTCGTTGATTGCAATGACAGCGAATACGGAACGCATCGAGACCATTGCACGTCAGGCGGAAGGCTTCATTTATACTGTGACGATGAATCAGATAACGGGGCAGAATGGAGAATTTCATCCTGAACTGAAAGAAAAGTTAGCGCTTATCCAACAAAATAGTTCGGTTCCTGTGTTTACAGGATTTGGTATTCGGACGCCAGAACAAGTCAAACAACTTGCGGCATTGGCAGATGGTATTATTATTGGAAGTGAAATTGTACGTCGTTTTGAGACGGAAGTACGAACGGATACGGAAAGTTACTTGTCGAGTATTCGTCACGCATTGGATGAAATACAATAG
- the trpB gene encoding tryptophan synthase subunit beta has translation MTKIQLHADEQGFFGRYGGRYVPETLMPAILELKEAYEAAKADETFQAEYYRYLKEYVGRESPLTYAASLTEQLGGAKIYLKREDLNHTGAHKINNALGQALLARRMGKKKLVAETGAGQHGVASATVAALFDMELIVFMGEEDIKRQQLNVFRMELLGAKVVSVTDGQGTLSDAVNKALQYWVAHVDDTHYLLGSALGPDPFPTMVRDFQRVIGDEIKTAVQEREGRLPDAVVACIGGGSNAIGTFYPFIEDEDVKLYGVEAAGEGADTGRHALALNCGDVGVLHGAKMYLIQDDNHQIAQAHSISAGLDYPGVGPEHSYYHEIGRVDYVSATDDEAMQALIRFSQAEGIIPAIESAHAISYVEKLASQMSKEEIIVVTVSGRGDKDMETIRTYMKEQEANKHA, from the coding sequence ATGACAAAAATACAATTACATGCAGATGAGCAAGGGTTTTTCGGGCGTTATGGTGGGCGTTATGTCCCGGAAACATTGATGCCAGCAATTTTAGAATTGAAAGAAGCTTACGAAGCAGCAAAAGCGGATGAGACATTTCAAGCGGAATACTATCGCTACTTAAAAGAATATGTCGGACGTGAATCACCGCTCACTTACGCTGCATCGTTAACCGAGCAATTGGGTGGTGCGAAGATTTATTTGAAACGTGAAGATTTGAATCATACTGGTGCACATAAAATTAATAATGCACTCGGACAAGCATTGCTGGCAAGACGAATGGGCAAGAAGAAGCTTGTCGCTGAAACAGGGGCCGGTCAACACGGTGTGGCGAGTGCGACTGTGGCTGCTCTATTTGATATGGAACTGATCGTTTTTATGGGAGAAGAAGATATTAAACGTCAGCAGTTGAATGTTTTTCGTATGGAGTTACTTGGCGCAAAAGTGGTTTCTGTCACGGATGGGCAAGGAACGTTGTCTGATGCGGTGAACAAAGCACTTCAATATTGGGTGGCACATGTGGACGATACGCACTATTTATTAGGGTCAGCGTTAGGACCTGATCCATTCCCAACGATGGTGCGTGACTTCCAACGTGTCATTGGAGATGAGATTAAAACAGCGGTGCAAGAGCGAGAAGGACGCTTGCCAGATGCAGTTGTAGCATGTATTGGTGGTGGTTCCAATGCGATTGGGACGTTCTATCCATTTATTGAAGATGAAGATGTGAAGCTGTATGGTGTTGAAGCAGCGGGTGAAGGTGCAGATACAGGACGTCATGCACTTGCTTTGAACTGTGGAGATGTCGGCGTGTTGCATGGTGCGAAAATGTATCTTATTCAAGATGATAATCATCAAATTGCACAGGCACACTCTATTTCAGCCGGATTAGATTATCCAGGAGTTGGGCCTGAGCATAGCTATTATCATGAAATTGGACGTGTGGATTATGTTTCGGCAACGGATGATGAAGCGATGCAAGCATTGATTCGCTTCTCTCAAGCGGAAGGTATTATTCCAGCTATTGAAAGTGCACATGCAATAAGTTACGTAGAAAAGCTTGCGTCACAAATGTCTAAAGAAGAGATTATCGTAGTGACGGTTTCCGGACGTGGTGATAAAGATATGGAGACGATTCGAACATATATGAAAGAACAGGAGGCGAATAAGCATGCGTAA